In the genome of Lathyrus oleraceus cultivar Zhongwan6 chromosome 4, CAAS_Psat_ZW6_1.0, whole genome shotgun sequence, the window GTCTTTCAACATTTTATTTCTTGCATTTTTTTGTTTGAGGTGTGATCGGCTTTTTTGTCTGTATTATTAGAATTCAAAATTACTCAAAAGTGCTGGTTTTCCTTGATTGTTCATCTTTGTTGTGGCATAGAAGTAGAACTACACACCATTTGTGATATTATTCCAACTTATGCTATTTGGTATTTCTTACTTGATTATCTAAAGAATATCAGCATATAAAAAGAAGTCTACCTCATGCAACTGTTGTGCGGCGCATCCCAGAAGGATTGACTTGTTATGCAAGATTTATAGCATGTAATGACCATGTTGCCTTTGCGCACACTGATCTCCACCAGGTATTTGTCATAATCATAGATTTCTTTTCCATGCCACCATCTCTTTCTTGTTCAAGACAATCACTTTTCAGGGATTTAGCATATATACTTCTCTTGCCATTCTGAACCTGATCTCATCATAAATATTTAACTTTCATCTATTGTTCAGGGTTCTAATACTTTTGTTTGTTCATTATTTTGTATGATGATAGTACACATATCATCAAAGCTATGAGAGTCATGATTACCATATTTCTTTTTATCCAAAATACTAAAATGGATAGAAATAGAATATCATTTATCTTGTGGATTTTTGAAATGATTCTTAGTCCGACCATCTATTGTTCAGGAAGTCGAGGAGTTGCTCAACGATGTCCTTAAGGTAGAGGTTTTCAAGCCGAAGAAATCTTGTAGTTTTATTTCTGGAACATACTGTGCCCTGTCCAACATAGGTGGTTTGGTTAGTACACATGACATGTTCTATTTAACAGTTGAAATTTGTAATTCAAGTATGGGTACTTTCTTTTGACTCTCCATCGATGCTGCAGATCCACCCCAACGCTACCACGACCAAAGAAGTCTTGGATGAACTTTCTGAAAATCTTGAAGTTCCTTTTGAAGCTGGGACCGTCAATGATGGCAGCGAAACTTTATTTCCTGGCATAACAGTAAATGATTGGACAGGCTTTTGTGGTTCAACCACCACAAGTGCAGAGCTGCATGTGATTAATAGAGTCTTCAAGCTGAGGAAACCCTAGTCTTGCCATTATTATAAATGTGTCGGATGAGATGAGAAAACTGCTCATTAGTTAATAGCTACGTACATCTGGGTTTTgtcttttatttttattcttcATACGATGTTGAATTCTTTTGTTATTTAAAACTTTTCTAGTAGAAGCTCCCCTTTTTTGTTGGTAATTAGTTTTTAGATTGAACTTCTTATGTGGTTTCTTGGTGAGGCAATTCAAAATCTAGAGTGAATTGAAAATTTTCTACCACGAGATAAATGGATTCAATTCTTTACAATATCATTTTTTTATATTCAGATACTAATGTAAAGAAAACACAAAAAACATGAATCTCAATCTTTTCATATTTTTCAAAATCCATAGAAGAACACGCAATTTTCTAAACTACAATTGCTGTCAAAAGTGATTTTAGTAATTCAAGTGCTGGATCCGGTTAACACGGTTTGTAACTGGATACAACAAGAATATCGAAATTGTAACCGATTACTATAGAAAGTATTTTTCATTGTAATGTCAGCGGTAGCCGGTTATAGGTTTGATGTAATCGGTTAAAGGTATGTGTTTCATAGTCATTTTGTAACACTTGGATAAATGCTTTAGAGATATTCTCATATTTGGTTAATGTGATTTACACTTCTCACTCTTAattatctcttttattttttccCCTTTCACTCTCCACACTCCAATTTTCTCCATCATTGTTCACTAATCTTGTGGTTTAAAGTTCTAACATTTGGTATCAAGAGCCTGGTTCTGATCCATAAATACCTAGTGTGCAACATGGATTATGTTTTTAATAAAAGAATCCCTGCAAACCTACCCATATGATGCGAAGAATTACGACAAATGATGCAAGCAAATGAAAGTGTTGTTTGGCTACCAAGATGTTTTTGAAGTGATCAAGAATGGGGTGAATCCTCTTGTCGAAGGTGCAACGACTGTACCACAAGTAACACATAAggaagaaaagaagaaatatTTTAATGCATTGTTTTTGATCAATTAATGTGTGGATGGTGACAATtttgagaaagttggtgattACAAATCGTCAAAGCAAGCGTGAGAAATCTTAGAGAAGATTTACGCAGGAGATGACAAGGCGTAGTTGGTGAATCAAGTGAAGTCATGCGGAGAAACAATCATAAAACAATATGTTGTCGTGAAAATCATGTGTTCTTTAACACCAACATTGGACAATATAGTTGTAGCGATTGAGGAATCGAATGACTTGCGACGATGAGCAAAGAGGAGCTGCAAAGCTCTTTTGAGGCTCATGAGTAAAGGATGGAGGAGAGAAATAATGATAAGGCAAAGGCGGAGATCGCTTTGCAAGCTCGTTTCAACGAGAAGGACAAGAGATCAAAAGAAAAATGACCCGTGAAGAGTAAAGGGATTTTTCAGAATTTTGATGAAAGAGAGTCCCAAATTTTAAGAATTCGATTTGTTAAAGGGGTGAGAGCAGTTGCAATAAAAATGATGGTCAAGGGAACTTTAGAGGTGAAAATAAGAGGTTTGACAAAAGCAAGGAGCAATGCTTTAGGTGTAAAAGGTTCAGTCATTTTGCAACAGAGTGCAATGCAAACAAGAAGGAACCTCAAGGAGATGAAGTCAATGTTGCAAGACAAGAGTTTGATGAAGAGAGAAGGGATTTAAATGggatttttcaaaaaaattatccTCTTAGTGGAACAATTCCGATGAACGGATCTTTGATTAAACCATTAATCACAAATCAAACACAAAATAAGGTTTTCAAATTACCTCTTGAAGCGTGCTTTAATATTGATCACGAACGCGGAACATACCATCGTCTCAACGAAGTCCTTGCGAGTATAAAGTGGAACTTGGTGCTAGTCGTCTCTTGTTTTGAGAAAATTGACAATTGAGATTAGTAGGGGAAAAAACTCCTCTATTTATATAGAGCTACTAAAATCGTAGTTCTCTTATTTTGAGCTTTTTCAAAATAAGCCCAAtcttatttaattaaaattattttaataaaataaaatattatttatatttaattaaaatattttaataaaataaaataaaatattaataaaataaaatattaataaaataaaatattaattaaataagataaaatattaattaaattaaatcatatttaatttaatcaaCTG includes:
- the LOC127073270 gene encoding eukaryotic translation initiation factor 6-2 isoform X1, translating into MAKRLLFNDTDHVGVFCKLTNTYCLVGEGSDDFYSEVVAKFEDIIPVIKTSIAGTSWVGRYCIGNKNGLLLPHTTTPEEYQHIKRSLPHATVVRRIPEGLTCYARFIACNDHVAFAHTDLHQEVEELLNDVLKVEVFKPKKSCSFISGTYCALSNIGGLIHPNATTTKEVLDELSENLEVPFEAGTVNDGSETLFPGITVNDWTGFCGSTTTSAELHVINRVFKLRKP
- the LOC127073270 gene encoding eukaryotic translation initiation factor 6-2 isoform X2, producing MAKRLLFNDTDHVGVFCKLTNTYCLVGEGSDDFYSEVVAKFEDIIPVIKTSIAGTSWVGRYCIGNKNGLLLPHTTTPEEYQHIKRSLPHATVVRRIPEGLTCYARFIACNDHVAFAHTDLHQEVEELLNDVLKIHPNATTTKEVLDELSENLEVPFEAGTVNDGSETLFPGITVNDWTGFCGSTTTSAELHVINRVFKLRKP